CTCGTAAAAGATGGAAAAAGAGATTTTGATCAAGTGCAACACCAATACTGTCAATAATCCTCTGTGTAGATGACCTGCCTAAAACGGTGATGTTTTACTGGAAGTTAATTCATTGATGAATAAGCATGGTTGATACAGTATTTCGATCTAACATAATTCAAACCGTTATACGTTTAAATATCTGGATAGACCAAAACCAGTCTTGCAGTTGGTGGAAATAATGACATATGACAGATTACAATTCGAGATAGAAATCTCAATGAGATTCTAAACTACTTTCGATAGAAGTGGTGCTTTCGATGAGAAATGAGCCATCTACTAGTGTATTTCAATCGAGCAGAAAATCGAGAATGCAGTGGAAGTAAAATAATGAGTAAATTAATCATACAATGTTTTCAGTATTCAGGTTTAAAGAGCGATTAAGATTTGCCAACAGAATTATCAACGACAAAAATGAAGAGAAGATTCCAGTAAAGACATTGCACCATTGCtgttttgatgaattatcTGCATTAAAGtaataactttatttctaCCACATATAAACAAGAtaaaaatacatcatattttgtAATTCATTGGACAATTAATACGTAGAATGTTTACCAATGAAGCACAGTGGCTGAACTACAAAGAGGTCCGGTGTGTATAATAAGAACGAAGGGAACCGAACTATCGCACTGAAGAAGCCCAACACCTTAATAGTCTCTTAAACTCGCCACGGAATTTCGAACTTCCCAAGCAATACAGGTAGAAATTTACCATCGGATTGATGAACAGAAAAACATAAGATATAGAAGAACTCGCGCGGCGTAGTTCAGACAGAACGGGGTCGTTTTCATAATCAACGTTGCCACTTTCCCAAAAATTTGCATGGAAAACGTAGGGTAAACTTGTAACAAGGAACACAAAACAGACGAGAAGTAGGAGAATCGTGAGGGAAATTTCTCGTTGGTGCAATTTTGTACCGGACGAAGTACTTTCACGTTGTTTCCTGCTCTTCAGTACAATTCTGGCCATTAAGATGTTGAGAATAAGCAGGACAGGGAATGGTATATAAACAGAATATATGACGTCAAACATATAGAACACGTCCCTCCAAACGCCTTCTAGTTGAAGTCGGCAGAATGGTTCACCGCCGTAGATCGGTGTTTCCGATCCACCGTAGATCAACAAATGTGAATAGCATAATGCaacaaatataaacacaaaCAGAACGACCCATCTTGCACGCTTAACTGTGCACCAGCTCTTCGCTTTTAGCGGGAATTGTATCGCTACGAATCTATcgaccgtaacaacgactaaCAGACTGTTCGATATCGCAAAACCGAAATAGTCTTCGGTGTAgtaaattttacaaaaaacgTTCGAAATCAATTCCGGGCGATTGTCTTCCAGGTAACTAAGCAATAACACAACAGCTAATAAGTTCGTATCGAAAACCGACAGGAATCTCAGATAGAAGGATGTAGTAAGACCCCGGTAACGTGGCGAGCTGAGCACTATGATAGCTAAGATGTTTGCCGGTACGCCCAGCCCTATTATGACCGGTGGGAA
This sequence is a window from Tubulanus polymorphus chromosome 9, tnTubPoly1.2, whole genome shotgun sequence. Protein-coding genes within it:
- the LOC141910548 gene encoding FMRFamide receptor-like codes for the protein MTLSYWNNTAGLESIRYVSLLFNQYFPPVIIGLGVPANILAIIVLSSPRYRGLTTSFYLRFLSVFDTNLLAVVLLLSYLEDNRPELISNVFCKIYYTEDYFGFAISNSLLVVVTVDRFVAIQFPLKAKSWCTVKRARWVVLFVFIFVALCYSHLLIYGGSETPIYGGEPFCRLQLEGVWRDVFYMFDVIYSVYIPFPVLLILNILMARIVLKSRKQRESTSSGTKLHQREISLTILLLLVCFVFLVTSLPYVFHANFWESGNVDYENDPVLSELRRASSSISYVFLFINPMVNFYLYCLGSSKFRGEFKRLLRCWASSVR